A window of the Juglans microcarpa x Juglans regia isolate MS1-56 chromosome 5D, Jm3101_v1.0, whole genome shotgun sequence genome harbors these coding sequences:
- the LOC121265008 gene encoding WD repeat-containing protein 3 isoform X1, whose amino-acid sequence MVKAYLRYEPAAAFGVIVSVESNITYDSSGKFLLAPALEKVGVWHVRQGLCTKNLAPSPASRGPSLAVTSIASSPSSMIASGYADGSIRIWDSEKGTCETTLNGHKGAVTVLRYNKLGSLLASGSRDNDIILWDVVGETGLYRLRGHRDQVTDLVFLDSGKKLVSSSKDKFLRVWDLETQHCMQIVSGHHSEIWSIDIDPEERFLVSGSADVELRCYALKHDLVDGQPVSWINGDSSTQNKWEVLKLFGEIRRQSKDRVSTVKFNKSGNLLACQVAGKTVEIFSILDEAKSKRKAKRRLHRKKEKEAAKGAAEVMENGDTNHGTGEDGNIPLVTAVDVFKLLHIVRASKKICSISFCPMTPKNFLATLALSLNNNLLEFYSIDSSGATRSLSFELQGHRSDVRSVTLSSDNSLLMSTSHNAVKIWNPSTGSCLRTVDSGYGLCGLIIPQNKYALVGTKEGTLEIIDMGSGTCLEAVEAHGGSVCSIAALPNENGFVTGSADHDVKFWEYRIKQQSGQDTKHLTVSNVRTMKMNDDVLVVAVSPDAKYIAVALLDCTVKVFFVDSLKFFLSLYGHKLPVLCMDISSDGDLIVTGSADKNLKIWGLDFGDCHKSIFAHADSVMGVQFVHNTHYMFSVGKDRLVKYWDADKFELLLTLEGHHADVWCLAVSNRGDFIITGSHDRSIRRWDRTEEPFFIEEEKEKRLEEMFESDLDNAFENRYATKEEVPEEGAVALAGKKTQETLTETDLIIDALDLAEVELKRIAEHEDERNRGKVTEFQPNVIMLGHSPSDYVLRALSNVHTNDLEQTLLALPFSDALKLISYLKDWTSNPDKVELICRVATVLLQTHHNQLVTTPAARPVLTVLKSILYARVKECKDTLGFNLAAMDHIKQLMASRSDALFRDAKSKLLQIRAQHSKRLDARLETKEEKRKKKKQKK is encoded by the exons ATGGTGAAGGCCTACCTTCGGTACGAACCGGCCGCGGCCTTCGGAGTCATTGTCTCCGTGGAGTCCAACATCACATACGACAGCTCCGGCAAATTCCTCCTAGCTCCGGCACTCGAGAAGGTTGGCGTCTGGCACGTGCGCCAGGGCCTTTGTACCAAAAATCTTGCTCCTTCGCCTGCCTCTCGCGGCCCCTCTCTTGCCGTCACCTCCATTGCCTCTTCCCCTTCCTCAATG ATCGCCAGTGGCTATGCAGATGGCAGCATAAGAATTTGGGATAGCGAGAAAGGAACCTGTGAGACCACATTAAATGGACATAAAGGGGCTGTGACTGTACTTCGATACAATAAGCTTGGATCCTTGCTTGCTTCTGGAAGCAGGGATAATGATATAATACTATGGGATGTGGTTGGCGAGACTGGCCTGTACCGCCTTCGTGGGCATCGCGATCAG GTCACTGACCTCGTTTTCTTAGATTCTGGTAAGAAACTTGTTAGTTCCTCCAAAGACAAGTTCTTGAGAGTATGGGATCTTGAAACTCAACATTGTATGCAAATAGTTAGTGGCCATCACAGTGAAATATGGTCCATAGACATTGATCCAGAGGAAAGATTTCTGGTCAGTGGGTCTGCAGATGTAGAACTCCGATGTTACGCTCTCAAGCATGACTTGGTAGATGGACAACCTGTATCTTGGATAAATGGAGATTCATCCACTCAAAACAAATGGGAGGTTTTGAAGCTGTTTGGTGAAATTCGGCGACAAAGCAAAGATAGAGTCTCAACTGTGAAATTCAACAAATCAGGGAATTTGCTTGCCTGTCAAGTTGCAGGAAAGACAGTCGAGATATTCAGCATACTGGATGAGGCCAAATCAAAGCGTAAAGCAAAACGGAGGCTTCAtcggaagaaagaaaaggaagctgCAAAAGGGGCAGCTGAGGTTATGGAAAATGGGGACACAAATCATGGAACTGGAGAGGATGGAAATATCCCATTGGTTACTGCCGTTGATGTTTTTAAGCTTCTTCATATTGTACGGGCTAGCAAAAAAATATGTTCCATTTCTTTCTGTCCAATGACTCCAAAGAACTTTCTGGCCACTTTGGCATTGTCGTTGAACAACAATCTATTGGAATTTTATTCCATTGATAGCAGTGGTGCCACAAGATCACTTTCTTTTGAGCTCCAAGGACATCGTTCTGATGTCAGAAGTGTAACACTTAGTTCAGACAACTCTCTTTTGATGTCAACTAGTCACAATGCAGTAAAAATTTGGAATCCAAGTACTGGTTCTTGCCTTCGAACTGTTGACTCTGGGTACGGACTATGTGGTTTAATTATTCCTCAGAACAAGTATGCACTTGTTGGAACTAAAGAAGGAACTCTAGAAATTATTGACATGGGGAGTGGAACTTGCCTTGAAGCAGTGGAAGCTCATGGTGGCTCTGTTTGTTCAATTGCAGCGCTTCCCAATGAAAATGGTTTTGTCACCGGAAGTGCTGATCATGATGTTAAGTTCTGGGAATACCGGATTAAGCAGCAATCTGGTCAA GATACTAAACACCTAACAGTTTCAAATGTGAGGACTATGAAGATGAACGATGATGTTCTTGTGGTTGCAGTAAGCCCTGATGCTAAATATATTGCTGTTGCACTGTTGGATTGTACAGTGAAG GTTTTCTTTGTGGATTcacttaaattttttctttccttatatGGTCATAAGCTACCTGTGCTATGTATGGATATTTCATCTGATGGCGATCTGATTGTGACTGGCTCTGCTGACAAAAATTTAAAGATCTGGGGCTTGGATTTTGGTGACTGCCATAAGTCCATTTTTGCTCATGCTGATAG TGTTATGGGAGTGCAATTTGTGCACAATACTCATTACATGTTTAGCGTGGGGAAAGACCGCTTAGTAAAATACTGGGATGCTGATAAGTTTGAGTTGCTTTTAACACTTGAGGGACATCATGCGGATGTTTGGTGCCTTGCAGTCAGCAACCGTGGTGATTTCATTATCACTGGATCTCATGACCGATCCATACGTCGTTGGGATCGTACTGAAGAACCATTTTTCATTGAG gaggagaaagaaaaaaggttggAGGAGATGTTCGAATCTGATCTTGACAATGCATTTGAAAACAGGTATGCAACCAAAGAGGAAGTCCCTGAGGAGGGTGCTGTGGCCTTAGCAGGGAAGAAGACTCAGGAAACCCTTACGGAAACCGACTTAATTATTGATGCACTAGACTTAGCAGAGGTAGAACTGAAGCGTATTGCTGAACATGAG GATGAGAGAAACAGGGGGAAAGTTACTGAATTCCAACCAAATGTCATCATGCTTGGGCACTCGCCATCTGATTATGTTCTCCGTGCACTTTCTAATGTTCACACTAATGATCTGGAGCAAACGTTGCTG GCTTTACCATTCTCTGATGCTTTGAAGCTTATATCTTACTTGAAGGATTGGACTTCAAATCCCGATAAG GTTGAGCTCATTTGCAGGGTCGCTACTGTGCTATTGCAGACACATCATAATCAGTTGGTTACTACTCCTGCTGCCAGACCCGTGCTTACAGTTCTTAAGAGCATTCTTTATGCAAGAGTCAAG GAATGCAAAGACACACTTGGTTTCAACCTTGCTGCTATGGATCATATCAAG CAATTAATGGCTTCAAGATCCGATGCACTCTTTCGAGATGCAAAATCAAAGTTACTACAAATAAGAGCACAACATTCAAAACGTTTAGATGCAAGGTTAgagacaaaagaagaaaagcggaaaaagaagaaacagaagAAATGA
- the LOC121265008 gene encoding WD repeat-containing protein 3 isoform X2, producing the protein MVKAYLRYEPAAAFGVIVSVESNITYDSSGKFLLAPALEKVGVWHVRQGLCTKNLAPSPASRGPSLAVTSIASSPSSMIASGYADGSIRIWDSEKGTCETTLNGHKGAVTVLRYNKLGSLLASGSRDNDIILWDVVGETGLYRLRGHRDQVTDLVFLDSGKKLVSSSKDKFLRVWDLETQHCMQIVSGHHSEIWSIDIDPEERFLVSGSADVELRCYALKHDLVDGQPVSWINGDSSTQNKWEVLKLFGEIRRQSKDRVSTVKFNKSGNLLACQVAGKTVEIFSILDEAKSKRKAKRRLHRKKEKEAAKGAAEVMENGDTNHGTGEDGNIPLVTAVDVFKLLHIVRASKKICSISFCPMTPKNFLATLALSLNNNLLEFYSIDSSGATRSLSFELQGHRSDVRSVTLSSDNSLLMSTSHNAVKIWNPSTGSCLRTVDSGYGLCGLIIPQNKYALVGTKEGTLEIIDMGSGTCLEAVEAHGGSVCSIAALPNENGFVTGSADHDVKFWEYRIKQQSGQDTKHLTVSNVRTMKMNDDVLVVAVSPDAKYIAVALLDCTVKVFFVDSLKFFLSLYGHKLPVLCMDISSDGDLIVTGSADKNLKIWGLDFGDCHKSIFAHADSVMGVQFVHNTHYMFSVGKDRLVKYWDADKFELLLTLEGHHADVWCLAVSNRGDFIITGSHDRSIRRWDRTEEPFFIEEEKEKRLEEMFESDLDNAFENRYATKEEVPEEGAVALAGKKTQETLTETDLIIDALDLAEDERNRGKVTEFQPNVIMLGHSPSDYVLRALSNVHTNDLEQTLLALPFSDALKLISYLKDWTSNPDKVELICRVATVLLQTHHNQLVTTPAARPVLTVLKSILYARVKECKDTLGFNLAAMDHIKQLMASRSDALFRDAKSKLLQIRAQHSKRLDARLETKEEKRKKKKQKK; encoded by the exons ATGGTGAAGGCCTACCTTCGGTACGAACCGGCCGCGGCCTTCGGAGTCATTGTCTCCGTGGAGTCCAACATCACATACGACAGCTCCGGCAAATTCCTCCTAGCTCCGGCACTCGAGAAGGTTGGCGTCTGGCACGTGCGCCAGGGCCTTTGTACCAAAAATCTTGCTCCTTCGCCTGCCTCTCGCGGCCCCTCTCTTGCCGTCACCTCCATTGCCTCTTCCCCTTCCTCAATG ATCGCCAGTGGCTATGCAGATGGCAGCATAAGAATTTGGGATAGCGAGAAAGGAACCTGTGAGACCACATTAAATGGACATAAAGGGGCTGTGACTGTACTTCGATACAATAAGCTTGGATCCTTGCTTGCTTCTGGAAGCAGGGATAATGATATAATACTATGGGATGTGGTTGGCGAGACTGGCCTGTACCGCCTTCGTGGGCATCGCGATCAG GTCACTGACCTCGTTTTCTTAGATTCTGGTAAGAAACTTGTTAGTTCCTCCAAAGACAAGTTCTTGAGAGTATGGGATCTTGAAACTCAACATTGTATGCAAATAGTTAGTGGCCATCACAGTGAAATATGGTCCATAGACATTGATCCAGAGGAAAGATTTCTGGTCAGTGGGTCTGCAGATGTAGAACTCCGATGTTACGCTCTCAAGCATGACTTGGTAGATGGACAACCTGTATCTTGGATAAATGGAGATTCATCCACTCAAAACAAATGGGAGGTTTTGAAGCTGTTTGGTGAAATTCGGCGACAAAGCAAAGATAGAGTCTCAACTGTGAAATTCAACAAATCAGGGAATTTGCTTGCCTGTCAAGTTGCAGGAAAGACAGTCGAGATATTCAGCATACTGGATGAGGCCAAATCAAAGCGTAAAGCAAAACGGAGGCTTCAtcggaagaaagaaaaggaagctgCAAAAGGGGCAGCTGAGGTTATGGAAAATGGGGACACAAATCATGGAACTGGAGAGGATGGAAATATCCCATTGGTTACTGCCGTTGATGTTTTTAAGCTTCTTCATATTGTACGGGCTAGCAAAAAAATATGTTCCATTTCTTTCTGTCCAATGACTCCAAAGAACTTTCTGGCCACTTTGGCATTGTCGTTGAACAACAATCTATTGGAATTTTATTCCATTGATAGCAGTGGTGCCACAAGATCACTTTCTTTTGAGCTCCAAGGACATCGTTCTGATGTCAGAAGTGTAACACTTAGTTCAGACAACTCTCTTTTGATGTCAACTAGTCACAATGCAGTAAAAATTTGGAATCCAAGTACTGGTTCTTGCCTTCGAACTGTTGACTCTGGGTACGGACTATGTGGTTTAATTATTCCTCAGAACAAGTATGCACTTGTTGGAACTAAAGAAGGAACTCTAGAAATTATTGACATGGGGAGTGGAACTTGCCTTGAAGCAGTGGAAGCTCATGGTGGCTCTGTTTGTTCAATTGCAGCGCTTCCCAATGAAAATGGTTTTGTCACCGGAAGTGCTGATCATGATGTTAAGTTCTGGGAATACCGGATTAAGCAGCAATCTGGTCAA GATACTAAACACCTAACAGTTTCAAATGTGAGGACTATGAAGATGAACGATGATGTTCTTGTGGTTGCAGTAAGCCCTGATGCTAAATATATTGCTGTTGCACTGTTGGATTGTACAGTGAAG GTTTTCTTTGTGGATTcacttaaattttttctttccttatatGGTCATAAGCTACCTGTGCTATGTATGGATATTTCATCTGATGGCGATCTGATTGTGACTGGCTCTGCTGACAAAAATTTAAAGATCTGGGGCTTGGATTTTGGTGACTGCCATAAGTCCATTTTTGCTCATGCTGATAG TGTTATGGGAGTGCAATTTGTGCACAATACTCATTACATGTTTAGCGTGGGGAAAGACCGCTTAGTAAAATACTGGGATGCTGATAAGTTTGAGTTGCTTTTAACACTTGAGGGACATCATGCGGATGTTTGGTGCCTTGCAGTCAGCAACCGTGGTGATTTCATTATCACTGGATCTCATGACCGATCCATACGTCGTTGGGATCGTACTGAAGAACCATTTTTCATTGAG gaggagaaagaaaaaaggttggAGGAGATGTTCGAATCTGATCTTGACAATGCATTTGAAAACAGGTATGCAACCAAAGAGGAAGTCCCTGAGGAGGGTGCTGTGGCCTTAGCAGGGAAGAAGACTCAGGAAACCCTTACGGAAACCGACTTAATTATTGATGCACTAGACTTAGCAGAG GATGAGAGAAACAGGGGGAAAGTTACTGAATTCCAACCAAATGTCATCATGCTTGGGCACTCGCCATCTGATTATGTTCTCCGTGCACTTTCTAATGTTCACACTAATGATCTGGAGCAAACGTTGCTG GCTTTACCATTCTCTGATGCTTTGAAGCTTATATCTTACTTGAAGGATTGGACTTCAAATCCCGATAAG GTTGAGCTCATTTGCAGGGTCGCTACTGTGCTATTGCAGACACATCATAATCAGTTGGTTACTACTCCTGCTGCCAGACCCGTGCTTACAGTTCTTAAGAGCATTCTTTATGCAAGAGTCAAG GAATGCAAAGACACACTTGGTTTCAACCTTGCTGCTATGGATCATATCAAG CAATTAATGGCTTCAAGATCCGATGCACTCTTTCGAGATGCAAAATCAAAGTTACTACAAATAAGAGCACAACATTCAAAACGTTTAGATGCAAGGTTAgagacaaaagaagaaaagcggaaaaagaagaaacagaagAAATGA
- the LOC121265446 gene encoding expansin-A4-like has translation MSSPIHVLSVSLLLLIAVLPYDANAWKSGGHDHHAARATLPKHHRPKFKPGPWKQAFATFYEGGSGTFGGACGYEDVVSEGYGLDSTAALSTALFNNGQTCGACYELKCWNDPQWCNLGAPSLFVTATNHCPPNYNLASDNGGWCNPPREHFDLAKPAFLKIVQSYTAGIIPVQYRRVPCKKQGGIRFTITGNPYFNQVLVWNVGGAGDVTSLQVKGNKNLKWTLMKRNWGQKWDTDAMMVGESLTFRVRASDGRYSTSWHVAPKTWQFGQTFEGKNFK, from the exons ATGTCTTCGCCAATACATGTCCTCTCGGTTTCATTGTTGCTTCTAATTGCAGTACTGCCTTATGATGCCAATGCATGGAAAAGTGGCGGTCATGATCACCATGCAGCGCGAGCGACTTTGCCCAAGCACCATAGGCCCAAGTTCAAGCCCGGCCCCTGGAAGCAGGCTTTTGCAACCTTCTACGAAGGCGGTTCCGGAACATTCG GGGGAGCTTGTGGGTACGAAGACGTGGTGAGTGAAGGGTACGGGCTGGACAGTACAGCAGCACTAAGCACAGCTCTGTTCAATAATGGTCAGACATGCGGAGCTTGTTATGAACTCAAATGTTGGAATGACCCTCAATGGTGCAATCTGGGTGCCCCTTCTCTCTTCGTCACTGCCACCAACCACTGCCCTCCTAACTACAATCTAGCAAGTGACAACGGAGGCTGGTGCAACCCTCCTCGTGAGCATTTCGATCTTGCAAAGCCTGCTTTCCTCAAGATTGTGCAGTCGTACACGGCTGGCATCATTCCTGTCCAATACCGCAG ggtTCCATGCAAGAAGCAAGGAGGCATTCGATTCACCATAACGGGGAATCCATATTTCAACCAAGTATTAGTATGGAATGTGGGGGGTGCTGGAGATGTGACGAGCTTGCAAGTGAAGGGTAACAAGAACCTTAAATGGACATTAATGAAACGGAATTGGGGACAGAAGTGGGATACCGATGCAATGATGGTAGGGGAATCACTCACCTTCAGAGTTAGAGCAAGTGATGGTAGATACTCAACCTCTTGGCACGTTGCCCCCAAGACCTGGCAGTTCGGTCAGACTTTCGAAGGCAAAAACTTCAAGTAG